Proteins encoded in a region of the Corvus hawaiiensis isolate bCorHaw1 chromosome 18, bCorHaw1.pri.cur, whole genome shotgun sequence genome:
- the RIMBP2 gene encoding RIMS-binding protein 2 isoform X4 encodes MREAAERRQQLELEHEQALAVLNAKQQEIELLQKAQVEAKKEHEGAVQLLENTLDSMQAKVRELEEKCRTQSEQFNLLSRELERFRQQAGKIDLLSSSSLAPSDLSGSPGKSLSQLMNGIATSIGKGHESPSGSRCVISEFIRPLQISGDKPEQLSVKPTFLSKSRSGTPRCRFDSDMDNDQNSNTSKQRYSGKVHLCIARYSYNPFDGPNENPEAELPLTAGKYLYVYGDMDEDGFYEGELLDGQRGLVPSNFVDFVQDNETRLSSTLSSEQDQNFINRSGPPLEGDLLEISPPSHIDSSVISNGAGTLDVNIDEIGEDIVPYPRKITLIKQLAKSVIVGWEPPVVPPGWGTVSSYNVLVDKEIRMNIALGSRTKALIEKLNISTCTYRISIQSITNKGNSDELQCTLLVGKDVIVAPSNLRVDNITQISAELSWLPTNSNYSHVIFLNEEEFDIVKAASYKYHFFNLKPNMAYKVKVMAKPHQMPWQLPLEQREKKEAFVEFSTLPAGPPAPPQDVAVRAGSTPGTVQVSWKPPALTVTGTSHGASVTGYGVYAKGQRVAEVIFPAAESTLVELLRLRSLEAREVTVRTLSAQGESVDSSVAAIPSDLLVPPTPHPRTAPKSKPLASAGAPETKEEHLGPHLKRDESWEQTRSVSPVHGHMLEPPNFHGPLQGRRSPSPNRILPQPQGTPVPNTVAKAMAREAAQRVAESSRMERRSVFSERSSAAQYSDEEEDGYDSPKVKRRGASVDDFLKGSELGKQPHYCHGDEYQTESSRGSDLSDILEEDEEELYSEMQLEDGGRRRLSLTSHSALKEYDKNKTTEATFLEQPDFSQQIHHSKRLFSIPEVAEEDGEYSELLYKQGLGVPYKKNPRIARGSRAPRPCSQEQQHGPWHPAQPRMPGPEELAADDRGCKLGRSVSRSPDSGLDCGSEEDESRFGPRPAWEPGPACACRRGPRPLLARRRTLTRQSSIEEDFGELGPSFVEPRSDQAKPSHERKCEVQRGRRAERLSNQDVQGGWKTNFKPADSRAAAVLAKPFHRDAEDSLLLGNPASAGRPERVEHAGRRSSHGSAVPQRSRPVLVPSIDGYGGHDHLSPDIYEESETDPGTEDISTRIFVALFDYDPLTMSPNPDAAEEELPFKEGQIIKVYGDKDADGFYRGETCTRIGLIPCNMVSEIQADDEEMMDQLLKQGFLPLNTPIEKIERSRRSGRQQPVTTRRMVALYDYDPRESSPNVDVEAELTFCTGDIITVFGEIDEDGFYYGELNGQKGLVPSNFLEEVPDDVEVFLSDAPSRYVHDTPMRSKAKRKSVHFTP; translated from the exons AACACCTTGGACAGCATGCAG GCCAAGGTccgggagctggaggagaaatgCCGGACGCAGAGCGAGCAGTTTAACCTCCTGtccagggagctggagaggtTCCGGCAGCAGGCGGGCAAGATCGAcctcctgagcagcagctccttggcaCCCTCGGATCTCTCTGGTTCTCCTGGCAAATCCCTGTCCCAGTTAATGAATGGAATAGCCACTTCTATAGGCAAAG GTCATGAGAGTCCTTCTGGAAGTCGCTGTGTGATTTCAGAGTTTATACGACCCCTTCAGATATCTGGAGACAAACCAGAACAACTGTCTGTCAAACCTACATTCCTGTCCAAGTCAAGATCTGGTACCCCAAGATGCAGATTTGATTCAGAC ATGGATAATGATCAGAATTCCAATACCTCAAAGCAGAGATATTCTGGGAAAGTCCATCTTTGCATTGCCCGTTATAG CTACAACCCTTTCGATGGACCAAATGAAAATCCAGAGGCGGAGCTCCCTCTTACGGCAGGAAAGTACCTTTATGTGTACGGAGACATGGATGAAGATGGCTTCTATgaag GAGAACTTCTGGATGGACAAAGAGGACTAGTCCCTTCAAACTTTGTGGATTTTGTTCAAGACAATGAGACCCGGTTATCAAGCACACTCAGCAGCGAACAAGATCAGAATTTTATCAACCGCTCGGGTCCTCCCTTGGAAGGTGATCTCTTGGAGATAAGTCCCCCAAGTCACATAGACTCCAGCGTGATCAGCAACGGCGCAGGGACTCTGGATGTGAACATTGATGAGATCGGAGAAGACATTGTGCCTTATCCTAGAAAAATCACCCTTATTAAACAACTAGCCAAAAGTGTTATTGTGGGCTGGGAGCCACCGGTAGTGCCCCCCGGCTGGGGAACCGTCAGCAGCTACAACGTCCTGGTGGACAAGGAAATCCGGATGAACATAGCCTTGGGAAGCAGAACGAAGGCTCTCATAGAAAAGCTCAACATTTCCACGTGCACGTACCGGATATCCATCCAGAGCATCACCAACAAGGGCAACTCCGACGAGCTGCAGTGCACTTTGTTAGTGGGCAAGGACGTCATCGTAGCCCCCTCGAACCTTAGAGTGGACAACATAACCCAGATTTCTGCTGAGCTGTCCTGGCTCCCTACAAACAGTAATTACAGTCATGTCATCTTCCTCAACGAGGAGGAATTTGACATTGTCAAGGCTGCTAGCTACAAGtaccatttttttaatttgaagccCAATATGGCCTACAAGGTGAAGGTCATGGCAAAGCCCCATCAGATGCCCTGGCAGCTTCCCTTGGAACaacgagaaaaaaaggaagcctTTGTGGAATTTTCTACATTGCCAGCAG GTCCTCCAGCTCCACCTCAAGATGTTGCTGTCCGGGCCGGGTCCACGCCAGGGACTGTCCAGGTGTCCTGGAAGCCCCCGGCTCTGACGGTGACGGGGACGTCCCACGGCGCCAGTGTCACAGGTTACGGTGTTTATGCCAAAGGGCAGCGG GTGGCAGAGGTGatcttcccagcagcagagagcacgCTGGTGGAGCTGCTGAGACTGCGGAGCCTGGAAGCCAGGGAGGTGACCGTCCGAACGCTCTCTGCGCAAGGGGAATCAGTGGACTCTTCTGTTGCTGCCATTCCATCTGACCTCCTGGTGCCTCCAACCCCTCACCCCAGAACTGCTCCCAAATCTAAGCCATTAGCAAGTGCCGGAGCCCCAGAAACCAAAGAAGAACATTTAGGCCCACATTTAAAAAGGGATGAGTCATGGGAGCAGACTCGTTCGGTGTCCCCTGTCCATGGACACATGCTGGAGCCACCCAATTTCCATGGCCCACTCCAGGGGAGGAGGTCTCCATCCCCCAATAGaatcctcccccagcctcaagGCACTCCTGTCCCCAACACCGTCGCAAAAGCCATGGCAAGAGAAGCTGCACAAAGagtggcagagagcagcagg ATGGAGAGGAGGAGCGTGTTCAGCGAGAGGAGCAGCGCAGCCCAGTACTCcgatgaggaggaggatggttACGATTCCCCCAAGGTCAAACGAAGGGGAGCTTCGGTTGACGATTTCCTGAAAGGGTCAGAACTTGGAAAGCAG CCTCACTACTGCCACGGGGATGAGTACCAGACGGAGAGCAGCCGGGGCTCGGACCTGTCGGACATCctggaggaggacgaggaggagctGTACTCGGAGATGCAGCTGGAGGACGGCGGCCGGCGGCGGCTCAGCCTCACCTCGCACAGCGCGCTCAAG GAGTACGATAAGAATAAGACCACTGAAGCCACTTTTTTGGAGCAGCCTGACTTTTCACAGCAGATACACCACAGTAAAAGGCTTTTCAGTATCCCAGAAGTAGCTGAAGAGGATGGCGAATACTCTGAACTGCTGTACAAGCAGGGTTTAGGTGTGCCCTATAAAAAGAACCCCAGAATAGCTAGAGGCTCTAGAGCGCCCAGGCCCTGCAGtcaagagcagcagcacggccCGTGGCACCCGGCCCAGCCCAGGATGCCAGGCCCGGAGGAGCTCGCCGCGGACGACAGAGGATGCAAGTTGGGCCGCTCGGTGTCGCGGAGCCCGGACAGCGGCCTGGACTGCGGCAGCGAGGAGGACGAGTCGCGCTTCGGCCCCAGGCCCGCGTGGGAGCCCGGCCCTGCCTGCGCCTGCCGGAGGGGCCCGCGGCCGCTGCTGGCCCGCAGGAGAACCCTGaccaggcagagcagcatcGAGGAGGATTTCGGGGAGCTGGGGCCTTCCTTTGTGGAGCCCAGGAGCGACCAGGCCAAGCCCAGTCACGAGAGGAAGTGCGAAGTTCAGAGAGGCCGCAGAGCAGAGCGCTTGTCTAACCAGGACGTTCAGGGGGGCTGGAAGACCAACTTTAAACCAGCTGACTCTAGGGCAGCTGCTGTCCTTGCAAAGCCATTCCACAGAGATGCAGAAGACTCTCTG CTTTTAGGTAACCCAGCCTCTGCAGGACGGCCTGAAAGGGTGGAGCACGCAGGGCGAAGGTCCTCCCACGGCAGTGCAGTGCCACAGAGGTCTCGGCCAGTGTTGGTCCCTTCCATTG ATGGCTACGGCGGTCATGATCATCTTTCTCCGGATATTTATGAAGAATCTGAAACAGATCCTGGCACAGAAGATATTTCTACTCGAATATTTGTTGCACTCTTTGACTACGATCCACTGACCATGTCCCCGAACCCTGATGCTGCAGAAGAGGAGCTGCCATTTAAAGAAGGACAGATCATTAAG GTGTATGGGGACAAAGATGCTGATGGGTTTTACCGTGGAGAAACCTGTACAAGAATTGGCCTTATCCCATGTAATATGGTCTCTGAGATACAAGCAGATGATGAAGAGATGATGGATCAGCTTCTTAAACAAGGTTTCCTTCCCTTGAACACACCAATTGAGAAAATTG agcggagccggcggagcggCCGGCAGCAGCCGGTGACCACCAGGAGGATGGTGGCACTCTATGACTACGACCCCAGGGAGAGCTCTCCCAACGTGGATGTGGAG GCCGAGCTGACGTTCTGCACTGGGGACATCATCACCGTCTTTGGTGAGATTGATGAAGATGGATTTTACTAC GGTGAACTTAACGGACAAAAGGGGCTGGTTCCTTCTAACTTCCTTGAAGAAGTGCCTGATGATGTTGAAGTCTTTCTCTCCGACGCACCCTCGCGCTACGTCCATGACACGCCGATGCGATCGAAAGCAAAAAGG
- the RIMBP2 gene encoding RIMS-binding protein 2 isoform X13 has translation MQAKVRELEEKCRTQSEQFNLLSRELERFRQQAGKIDLLSSSSLAPSDLSGSPGKSLSQLMNGIATSIGKGHESPSGSRCVISEFIRPLQISGDKPEQLSVKPTFLSKSRSGTPRCRFDSDMDNDQNSNTSKQRYSGKVHLCIARYSYNPFDGPNENPEAELPLTAGKYLYVYGDMDEDGFYEGELLDGQRGLVPSNFVDFVQDNETRLSSTLSSEQDQNFINRSGPPLEGDLLEISPPSHIDSSVISNGAGTLDVNIDEIGEDIVPYPRKITLIKQLAKSVIVGWEPPVVPPGWGTVSSYNVLVDKEIRMNIALGSRTKALIEKLNISTCTYRISIQSITNKGNSDELQCTLLVGKDVIVAPSNLRVDNITQISAELSWLPTNSNYSHVIFLNEEEFDIVKAASYKYHFFNLKPNMAYKVKVMAKPHQMPWQLPLEQREKKEAFVEFSTLPAGPPAPPQDVAVRAGSTPGTVQVSWKPPALTVTGTSHGASVTGYGVYAKGQRVAEVIFPAAESTLVELLRLRSLEAREVTVRTLSAQGESVDSSVAAIPSDLLVPPTPHPRTAPKSKPLASAGAPETKEEHLGPHLKRDESWEQTRSVSPVHGHMLEPPNFHGPLQGRRSPSPNRILPQPQGTPVPNTVAKAMAREAAQRVAESSRMERRSVFSERSSAAQYSDEEEDGYDSPKVKRRGASVDDFLKGSELGKQPHYCHGDEYQTESSRGSDLSDILEEDEEELYSEMQLEDGGRRRLSLTSHSALKEYDKNKTTEATFLEQPDFSQQIHHSKRLFSIPEVAEEDGEYSELLYKQGLGVPYKKNPRIARGSRAPRPCSQEQQHGPWHPAQPRMPGPEELAADDRGCKLGRSVSRSPDSGLDCGSEEDESRFGPRPAWEPGPACACRRGPRPLLARRRTLTRQSSIEEDFGELGPSFVEPRSDQAKPSHERKCEVQRGRRAERLSNQDVQGGWKTNFKPADSRAAAVLAKPFHRDAEDSLLLGNPASAGRPERVEHAGRRSSHGSAVPQRSRPVLVPSIDGYGGHDHLSPDIYEESETDPGTEDISTRIFVALFDYDPLTMSPNPDAAEEELPFKEGQIIKVYGDKDADGFYRGETCTRIGLIPCNMVSEIQADDEEMMDQLLKQGFLPLNTPIEKIERSRRSGRQQPVTTRRMVALYDYDPRESSPNVDVEAELTFCTGDIITVFGEIDEDGFYYGELNGQKGLVPSNFLEEVPDDVEVFLSDAPSRYVHDTPMRSKAKRVPPENTGTSRRAPSPTVHLHSGSPPSPMMGSGSPGRGRDMSSKKKKGLLSKGKKLLKKLGAVK, from the exons ATGCAG GCCAAGGTccgggagctggaggagaaatgCCGGACGCAGAGCGAGCAGTTTAACCTCCTGtccagggagctggagaggtTCCGGCAGCAGGCGGGCAAGATCGAcctcctgagcagcagctccttggcaCCCTCGGATCTCTCTGGTTCTCCTGGCAAATCCCTGTCCCAGTTAATGAATGGAATAGCCACTTCTATAGGCAAAG GTCATGAGAGTCCTTCTGGAAGTCGCTGTGTGATTTCAGAGTTTATACGACCCCTTCAGATATCTGGAGACAAACCAGAACAACTGTCTGTCAAACCTACATTCCTGTCCAAGTCAAGATCTGGTACCCCAAGATGCAGATTTGATTCAGAC ATGGATAATGATCAGAATTCCAATACCTCAAAGCAGAGATATTCTGGGAAAGTCCATCTTTGCATTGCCCGTTATAG CTACAACCCTTTCGATGGACCAAATGAAAATCCAGAGGCGGAGCTCCCTCTTACGGCAGGAAAGTACCTTTATGTGTACGGAGACATGGATGAAGATGGCTTCTATgaag GAGAACTTCTGGATGGACAAAGAGGACTAGTCCCTTCAAACTTTGTGGATTTTGTTCAAGACAATGAGACCCGGTTATCAAGCACACTCAGCAGCGAACAAGATCAGAATTTTATCAACCGCTCGGGTCCTCCCTTGGAAGGTGATCTCTTGGAGATAAGTCCCCCAAGTCACATAGACTCCAGCGTGATCAGCAACGGCGCAGGGACTCTGGATGTGAACATTGATGAGATCGGAGAAGACATTGTGCCTTATCCTAGAAAAATCACCCTTATTAAACAACTAGCCAAAAGTGTTATTGTGGGCTGGGAGCCACCGGTAGTGCCCCCCGGCTGGGGAACCGTCAGCAGCTACAACGTCCTGGTGGACAAGGAAATCCGGATGAACATAGCCTTGGGAAGCAGAACGAAGGCTCTCATAGAAAAGCTCAACATTTCCACGTGCACGTACCGGATATCCATCCAGAGCATCACCAACAAGGGCAACTCCGACGAGCTGCAGTGCACTTTGTTAGTGGGCAAGGACGTCATCGTAGCCCCCTCGAACCTTAGAGTGGACAACATAACCCAGATTTCTGCTGAGCTGTCCTGGCTCCCTACAAACAGTAATTACAGTCATGTCATCTTCCTCAACGAGGAGGAATTTGACATTGTCAAGGCTGCTAGCTACAAGtaccatttttttaatttgaagccCAATATGGCCTACAAGGTGAAGGTCATGGCAAAGCCCCATCAGATGCCCTGGCAGCTTCCCTTGGAACaacgagaaaaaaaggaagcctTTGTGGAATTTTCTACATTGCCAGCAG GTCCTCCAGCTCCACCTCAAGATGTTGCTGTCCGGGCCGGGTCCACGCCAGGGACTGTCCAGGTGTCCTGGAAGCCCCCGGCTCTGACGGTGACGGGGACGTCCCACGGCGCCAGTGTCACAGGTTACGGTGTTTATGCCAAAGGGCAGCGG GTGGCAGAGGTGatcttcccagcagcagagagcacgCTGGTGGAGCTGCTGAGACTGCGGAGCCTGGAAGCCAGGGAGGTGACCGTCCGAACGCTCTCTGCGCAAGGGGAATCAGTGGACTCTTCTGTTGCTGCCATTCCATCTGACCTCCTGGTGCCTCCAACCCCTCACCCCAGAACTGCTCCCAAATCTAAGCCATTAGCAAGTGCCGGAGCCCCAGAAACCAAAGAAGAACATTTAGGCCCACATTTAAAAAGGGATGAGTCATGGGAGCAGACTCGTTCGGTGTCCCCTGTCCATGGACACATGCTGGAGCCACCCAATTTCCATGGCCCACTCCAGGGGAGGAGGTCTCCATCCCCCAATAGaatcctcccccagcctcaagGCACTCCTGTCCCCAACACCGTCGCAAAAGCCATGGCAAGAGAAGCTGCACAAAGagtggcagagagcagcagg ATGGAGAGGAGGAGCGTGTTCAGCGAGAGGAGCAGCGCAGCCCAGTACTCcgatgaggaggaggatggttACGATTCCCCCAAGGTCAAACGAAGGGGAGCTTCGGTTGACGATTTCCTGAAAGGGTCAGAACTTGGAAAGCAG CCTCACTACTGCCACGGGGATGAGTACCAGACGGAGAGCAGCCGGGGCTCGGACCTGTCGGACATCctggaggaggacgaggaggagctGTACTCGGAGATGCAGCTGGAGGACGGCGGCCGGCGGCGGCTCAGCCTCACCTCGCACAGCGCGCTCAAG GAGTACGATAAGAATAAGACCACTGAAGCCACTTTTTTGGAGCAGCCTGACTTTTCACAGCAGATACACCACAGTAAAAGGCTTTTCAGTATCCCAGAAGTAGCTGAAGAGGATGGCGAATACTCTGAACTGCTGTACAAGCAGGGTTTAGGTGTGCCCTATAAAAAGAACCCCAGAATAGCTAGAGGCTCTAGAGCGCCCAGGCCCTGCAGtcaagagcagcagcacggccCGTGGCACCCGGCCCAGCCCAGGATGCCAGGCCCGGAGGAGCTCGCCGCGGACGACAGAGGATGCAAGTTGGGCCGCTCGGTGTCGCGGAGCCCGGACAGCGGCCTGGACTGCGGCAGCGAGGAGGACGAGTCGCGCTTCGGCCCCAGGCCCGCGTGGGAGCCCGGCCCTGCCTGCGCCTGCCGGAGGGGCCCGCGGCCGCTGCTGGCCCGCAGGAGAACCCTGaccaggcagagcagcatcGAGGAGGATTTCGGGGAGCTGGGGCCTTCCTTTGTGGAGCCCAGGAGCGACCAGGCCAAGCCCAGTCACGAGAGGAAGTGCGAAGTTCAGAGAGGCCGCAGAGCAGAGCGCTTGTCTAACCAGGACGTTCAGGGGGGCTGGAAGACCAACTTTAAACCAGCTGACTCTAGGGCAGCTGCTGTCCTTGCAAAGCCATTCCACAGAGATGCAGAAGACTCTCTG CTTTTAGGTAACCCAGCCTCTGCAGGACGGCCTGAAAGGGTGGAGCACGCAGGGCGAAGGTCCTCCCACGGCAGTGCAGTGCCACAGAGGTCTCGGCCAGTGTTGGTCCCTTCCATTG ATGGCTACGGCGGTCATGATCATCTTTCTCCGGATATTTATGAAGAATCTGAAACAGATCCTGGCACAGAAGATATTTCTACTCGAATATTTGTTGCACTCTTTGACTACGATCCACTGACCATGTCCCCGAACCCTGATGCTGCAGAAGAGGAGCTGCCATTTAAAGAAGGACAGATCATTAAG GTGTATGGGGACAAAGATGCTGATGGGTTTTACCGTGGAGAAACCTGTACAAGAATTGGCCTTATCCCATGTAATATGGTCTCTGAGATACAAGCAGATGATGAAGAGATGATGGATCAGCTTCTTAAACAAGGTTTCCTTCCCTTGAACACACCAATTGAGAAAATTG agcggagccggcggagcggCCGGCAGCAGCCGGTGACCACCAGGAGGATGGTGGCACTCTATGACTACGACCCCAGGGAGAGCTCTCCCAACGTGGATGTGGAG GCCGAGCTGACGTTCTGCACTGGGGACATCATCACCGTCTTTGGTGAGATTGATGAAGATGGATTTTACTAC GGTGAACTTAACGGACAAAAGGGGCTGGTTCCTTCTAACTTCCTTGAAGAAGTGCCTGATGATGTTGAAGTCTTTCTCTCCGACGCACCCTCGCGCTACGTCCATGACACGCCGATGCGATCGAAAGCAAAAAGG